In Glycine max cultivar Williams 82 chromosome 15, Glycine_max_v4.0, whole genome shotgun sequence, the DNA window ATGGCTCAGAGTGATCAATTAACTGTGGAGATGGAGCGGGAGCAGGAGAAGGAGAAGGTGAGGAAGCATGTAGTGTATTCTTCAAGAAAGAAGATAATCTGACTTCTTTAACTCTGCCAAAAACTGAGTTATCAAGGCCAAGATTTTTGCCAGCGGAACCTGTTATTGTTTGAGCTAATTGCTTTAATCTTTGAGGCAAGAGGCTCCCAAAGCCTGCCATGACTGAAGCCTGCACTACTACTGGAGGAGTTATCGTTGAGCCATTTGCATTTGTTATTTGCACATACACATTCTGCTCAAAAAGTCAAGACGTGTTAGATATCAGTGCAATACTAACAATTTGAGTAGAAGCTTATTTTAGCAATCTGAATGGACTCAAACCCAACTTCTAATAATTTCCTGAAGCAAATAGGTTTTAGGATAAGGGAGATTTGATGAATTGACTCTTGTACATCATCAGTGAAATTTCAATACCTCAAGATACTAAACAATACAAACTATCATTCTTATTTGATTCAAGATTTAGGCTATGCTTGTTTGATTAGGCAaagaattaaaaagtataaatttgacatcaataaaatctagatgaaaaaaatgttaaaaatgacAATGTATCTGGACGTTTCTGAATCCAAAAATACATTGTTTTCCACCCACTAAAACCggtagttttaaaatttcatttatcaCCAACGGGGTCATAGAGACCTGCCACAATGTTCCCCTCCCAGTAGCTTATAGAGAATTTATTATCTTTGaccaaaaattgcaaaaaagaaaaagagaataattttgaatatttcttATGGACTAAATTTCTTCTGCCTTTGTTCTCTACATTAAAAATTAGATGTTTGCTTTCTCCTTCCTTCCATGAATATTTGAGTAAAATGTGCACAAGAAAAAAGGcttaattacatttttggtCCCTCTACAATGGCAGATGTGTGATTTTGGTCTCCCAATAAGTTAAATTAAGTCCTCTCGTCAATTTCTCTCTAAATAAAACCTTAGAACTCTTATTTTGTACTCAAATAATTGAGGATGTaggataatttattatatgaaatgatttgaaagGTTCATACTTCACAAGtaaaaaatttgatgaaatttgaaGGATTTTGTATGATGTAAGACTACGGTTTTTGAAGAGAAGGCAAATGTGGGATTTTCTAATTTTGGGTAAAATATGGTTCTTTGAAGTGGAagaagtttaaatattttaaatagttcAATTCACAGAAACTTtgagaagaaaatgagaatatGGGAGCTTATGGAAGAGAAAAATTGACAAAAGGACTTGATTGTgaatttttaacaattaaagTAATAGGGAGACTAAATTCAagcaaaaaattattgatggaCGAAAATTACACATCAGCCATAATAGAGGGACCAAACTTGcaaataagtaaaaaagaaaagaaaaaagtgataacaagattattttttttggggggtgATTAAATGCAAGCTGAGTCTGAGAAATCAGAGACAGATTAGTGCTTCAGTGTTTTAAGTGGcatttataaaatcaaaactGAAACCCTCAAAATAACAAGTGAATCAGGTTATGGGACTGTACCTCGTCAGAGTTTAGATGCAATCCAAACTTTAATTCATCCTTGAAGTCATCAAAACTTTCCAATACTTCAGATATCGAATTGTTAAgagtaaaattaaacaaaatctcAGGCATCTGCCAAATATAAGCAGACTGCACTGGTATTACAGTTAACCCTCCAGGAAACTTCAAGATCTCAAATATTGATGCATTCCCAAAtattgatgatgtcaaagtCAGATTGATTTGCTTGAGAAACAGTTCAATTAAAGATGACTTCAGCACACTCAAGGACACTGGATTTATTGAAGCATTCATTGGATCAGAGAGAACACCAAACACCACGTCAGTACAGTTAGGTGTAATACTTTGGTGCATGGACAGGAGAGCCACCTGTTAAGGTTAAGTAGCTTATAAGCCACTTTCTACGCCTAAACAGTctaaggaaaaatgaaaaatataaaacagaaGCAAGGGCAAAACGAAACCTCTGTATTTGGTAGAGCTATTTCGTCACGTATATCATGTTGTAATGTTTCAATATATGGAATAAGCTGTGAAACCGGTTTTTCCAGTCTGAAGGATGTCTGAACAGAAGCTggaaatatattcaagggaaataaATCATCAATAAATTAAGTAATGTCACTTGGATACAAATTTAAATGGTGATACAGTTTATAATGCAGAAGATTAATcatagaaaaataatagaaaaagaaagcaatatACAAACTTATGACAGACAGTTTCACAGATCACACATATTGCACAAAACAAAGGATGTGAACAACAAAATGACTTTGGTTACACCAGTACAGGATTGCAACCTAAAAATAATTCACTCATGTTAAAGGTAGTCTCACAATGCTAAGCCATCAATGCATTGTTCTTGCACTTGAATGGAATATATTTTCATCCATGTTCAAGTCTTAGTGAGATaaggcttttgttgttgttcaaatCTTTGGAACACACAGTATTCCAGGATTCCTACTGAATATCCTAATATTCTCCAACCTATGTTATAGAAGTTTCAGGTAACTAAAAGTTAATACTCGGTGATGAAGCCTTGTTACGCTATTTTATAGCAGTGAGCAGCTGACTACAACTTATTCAAGTAACACAAATAATTATCTATAATTTAAAACTTCATTAAAATACTACATTTCCAATTGTACATAACATTAATGTATATTTCCATATAAAGTAGTATTGCAtccatatttttagatttttacaTATAATACAGTTACTCATAGCAATCAGCATTTTAAATTCCGGAGCCAATACAAGTGATACATATGCAAACTTTCACCACAATTCATGGGTTAAGCATATCACATTAACACACTAGGAAATGAAATCCAGACAGTATTGACACACACAATCAAACAGACAAAACCGGATATGCATGCCAGATGCCATCAAATCATTGCACCTCTAAAAAATTCAATGCTTTAATTAGACAGAACATTAATGATAGTTTGACAGGTATCCACGCGGCTACTCTTGGCATGTAGtatcatcaattaattttttgttcacAGAACTTTTCCTcaaaatttatcctaaaaaaaacGCAAAAATTGCATCTCCAAAACATCAGAGAAAACTGATCAAAAACACGAGAATCAGAGTCAGACTATTCActcaaaaatcacaaaatcaaattttgagaaACATCATAACCAAAACCCAAATTCGAGATAACCAATCAGTATCCCGCCCCCCCACCTAAACAGAGGACTGATACAAATACACgatcaaaaagataaaatcttCAATCACTGAAttactataatatttaaaatatgacaATCAGAGAagcaaa includes these proteins:
- the LOC100788006 gene encoding uncharacterized protein isoform X1, producing the protein MGKNEQQQQHVQEEGQVEAPPCCWVLLRPFSFKCLFLLLLSLSALLSALFWVLPRHTITYSFDAKDVIKQSASVQTSFRLEKPVSQLIPYIETLQHDIRDEIALPNTEVALLSMHQSITPNCTDVVFGVLSDPMNASINPVSLSVLKSSLIELFLKQINLTLTSSIFGNASIFEILKFPGGLTVIPVQSAYIWQMPEILFNFTLNNSISEVLESFDDFKDELKFGLHLNSDENVYVQITNANGSTITPPVVVQASVMAGFGSLLPQRLKQLAQTITGSAGKNLGLDNSVFGRVKEVRLSSFLKNTLHASSPSPSPAPAPSPQLIDHSEPSTSPHHANPYSPISPAASEQPPCFECEVSSPAPSMVPAHPPDPCPYSDFLHHPIPSPKSYSKPSFPPDYSPAAAPTSNSASHTSEEASDLSRVAEVSHGSKLPQGEETSNKLVSQLLAPSSLSSAGGHFCGEILLMGFCMLLISFVFLNHTMF
- the LOC100788006 gene encoding uncharacterized protein isoform X2 — translated: MGKNEQQQQHVQEEGQVEAPPCCWVLLRPFSFKCLFLLLLSLSALLSALFWVLPRHTITYSFDAKDVIKQSASVQTSFRLEKPVSQLIPYIETLQHDIRDEIALPNTEVALLSMHQSITPNCTDVVFGVLSDPMNASINPVSLSVLKSSLIELFLKQINLTLTSSIFGNASIFEILKFPGGLTVIPVQSAYIWQMPEILFNFTLNNSISEVLESFDDFKDELKFGLHLNSDENVYVQITNANGSTITPPVVVQASVMAGFGSLLPQRLKQLAQTITGSAGKNLGLDNSVFGRVKEVRLSSFLKNTLHASSPSPSPAPAPSPQLIDHSEPSTSPHHANPYSPISPAASEQPPCFECEVSSPAPSMVPAHPPDPCPYSDFLHHPIPSPKSYSKPSFPPDYSPAAAPTSNSASHTSEEASDLSRVAEVSHGSKLPQGEETSNKLVSQLLAPSSL